From Salvelinus namaycush isolate Seneca chromosome 24, SaNama_1.0, whole genome shotgun sequence, one genomic window encodes:
- the LOC120019174 gene encoding cholesterol 24-hydroxylase-like isoform X1 has translation MALFHLIAGWIGYVLMCLLGLMLIVFLCFCLYIKYIHLKYDHIPGPPRNSFIFGHTAILREISNGRVIHDKFLEWSETYGPVYRINGMHIVMLFVTCPDTTKEVLMSPKYPKDSLVYKGLFNLFGQRFLGNGLITAHNHDAWYKQRRIMDPAFSSLYLRGQMGAFNERAECLMDKLADMADTNTAANMHQMFNLVTLDIITKVAFGVDLDLLKESDTQFPKAIEMCLKGMVHYVRDSTFQLYPKNKKFINEVKESIQLLRSTGRRWINERKMAIQNGEDVPKDILTQILKTAGKEENKDNEDEELMLDNFVTLFVAGQETTANQLAFAVMELGRLPEILANAKQEVDDVIGMKQEISFDDLGKMTYLSQVLKETLRLYPTAPGTSRFIPNDITINGIPIPAGVTCFFNSYVCGRLDKFFEEPLKFDPERFHPDTAKPYYCYYPFALGPRSCLGQSFAQMEAKVVMAKLLQRFDFSLLPGQSFDILDTGTLRPKSGVVCSIRHRGQTAAA, from the exons ATGGCACTTTTTCATTTGATTGCAGGTTGGATTGGTTATGTTCTTATGTGCCTACTTGGTTTGATGTTGATCGTATTTCTCTGTTTTTGTCTGTACATAAAATATATTCATTTGAAATATGATCACATACCGGGACCACCAAGGAACAG TTTTATATTCGGACATACCGCAATCCTGAGGGAAATTAGCAATGGTCGAGTTATCCACGACAAATTCCTGGAATG GTCTGAGACATATGGACCGGTGTACCGTATCAACGGTATGCACATTGTGATGCTGTTTGTCACCTGCCCTGATACCACCAAG GAAGTGCTGATGTCACCAAAGTACCCCAAAGACTCACTGGTCTACAAGGGTCTTTTCAATCTATTTGGACAGAG GTTTCTGGGAAATGGTCTGATTACGGCTCATAATCATGATGCGTGGTACAAACAGCGAAGGATCATGGACCCTGCCTTCAGCAGTCT GTACCTGCGTGGTCAGATGGGTGCGTTCAACGAGCGGGCAGAGTGTCTGATGGATAAACTGGCAGACATGGCTGACACCAACACAGCTGCCAACATGCACCAAATGTTCAACCTTGTGACCCTGGATATCATCACCAAG GTGGCGTTTGGAGTGGATCTTGATCTGTTGAAGGAGAGTGACACGCAGTTCCCCAAAGCCATAGAGATGTGTCTGAAGGGAATGGTCCACTATGTCAGAGACTCCACCTTCCAG CTCTACCCAAAGAACAAGAAGTTCATCAACGAGGTGAAAGAGTCTATTCAGCTCCTGCGTTCGACAGGCAGACGGTGGATCAACGAGAGGAAAATGGCCATCCAAAATGGCGAGGATGTTCCTAAAGATATCCTGACACAGATCCTCAAGACGGCTGGCAAAG AGGAAAACAAAGACAATGAAGATGAGGAGCTTATGCTGGACAACTTTGTAACGTTATTCGTTGCGG GGCAAGAGACAACAGCCAATCAACTAGCTTTTGCTGTCATGGAACTGGGAAGGCTGCCAGAGATATTGGCCAA TGCGAAGCAAGAAGTGGATGATGTCATCGGGATGAAACAGGAAATCAGCTTTGATGACCTGGGGAAAATGACCTACCTGTCTCAG GTGTTGAAGGAGACTCTGAGGTTGTATCCCACGGCTCCCGGTACGTCTCGCTTCATCCCCAATGACATCACCATCAACGGCATCCCCATCCCAGCGGGAGTCACATGCTTC TTCAATTCATACGTCTGTGGACGGTTGGATAAGTTCTTTGAGGAGCCGCTGAAGTTTGACCCAGAGAGGTTCCATCCGGACACTGCCAA GCCCTATTACTGCTACTACCCCTTCGCCCTGGGACCACGCTCATGTCTGGGACAGAGCTTTgcacag ATGGAGGCGAAGGTAGTGATGGCCAAGCTGCTCCAGAGGTTTGACttcagcctgctgcctggccagTCCTTTGACATCCTGGACACTGGCACTCTGAGACCAAAGAGTGGAGTGGTGTGTAGCATCAGACACCGAGGACAGACAGCCGCAGCCTGA
- the LOC120019174 gene encoding cholesterol 24-hydroxylase-like isoform X2 — protein MHIVMLFVTCPDTTKEVLMSPKYPKDSLVYKGLFNLFGQRFLGNGLITAHNHDAWYKQRRIMDPAFSSLYLRGQMGAFNERAECLMDKLADMADTNTAANMHQMFNLVTLDIITKVAFGVDLDLLKESDTQFPKAIEMCLKGMVHYVRDSTFQLYPKNKKFINEVKESIQLLRSTGRRWINERKMAIQNGEDVPKDILTQILKTAGKEENKDNEDEELMLDNFVTLFVAGQETTANQLAFAVMELGRLPEILANAKQEVDDVIGMKQEISFDDLGKMTYLSQVLKETLRLYPTAPGTSRFIPNDITINGIPIPAGVTCFFNSYVCGRLDKFFEEPLKFDPERFHPDTAKPYYCYYPFALGPRSCLGQSFAQMEAKVVMAKLLQRFDFSLLPGQSFDILDTGTLRPKSGVVCSIRHRGQTAAA, from the exons ATGCACATTGTGATGCTGTTTGTCACCTGCCCTGATACCACCAAG GAAGTGCTGATGTCACCAAAGTACCCCAAAGACTCACTGGTCTACAAGGGTCTTTTCAATCTATTTGGACAGAG GTTTCTGGGAAATGGTCTGATTACGGCTCATAATCATGATGCGTGGTACAAACAGCGAAGGATCATGGACCCTGCCTTCAGCAGTCT GTACCTGCGTGGTCAGATGGGTGCGTTCAACGAGCGGGCAGAGTGTCTGATGGATAAACTGGCAGACATGGCTGACACCAACACAGCTGCCAACATGCACCAAATGTTCAACCTTGTGACCCTGGATATCATCACCAAG GTGGCGTTTGGAGTGGATCTTGATCTGTTGAAGGAGAGTGACACGCAGTTCCCCAAAGCCATAGAGATGTGTCTGAAGGGAATGGTCCACTATGTCAGAGACTCCACCTTCCAG CTCTACCCAAAGAACAAGAAGTTCATCAACGAGGTGAAAGAGTCTATTCAGCTCCTGCGTTCGACAGGCAGACGGTGGATCAACGAGAGGAAAATGGCCATCCAAAATGGCGAGGATGTTCCTAAAGATATCCTGACACAGATCCTCAAGACGGCTGGCAAAG AGGAAAACAAAGACAATGAAGATGAGGAGCTTATGCTGGACAACTTTGTAACGTTATTCGTTGCGG GGCAAGAGACAACAGCCAATCAACTAGCTTTTGCTGTCATGGAACTGGGAAGGCTGCCAGAGATATTGGCCAA TGCGAAGCAAGAAGTGGATGATGTCATCGGGATGAAACAGGAAATCAGCTTTGATGACCTGGGGAAAATGACCTACCTGTCTCAG GTGTTGAAGGAGACTCTGAGGTTGTATCCCACGGCTCCCGGTACGTCTCGCTTCATCCCCAATGACATCACCATCAACGGCATCCCCATCCCAGCGGGAGTCACATGCTTC TTCAATTCATACGTCTGTGGACGGTTGGATAAGTTCTTTGAGGAGCCGCTGAAGTTTGACCCAGAGAGGTTCCATCCGGACACTGCCAA GCCCTATTACTGCTACTACCCCTTCGCCCTGGGACCACGCTCATGTCTGGGACAGAGCTTTgcacag ATGGAGGCGAAGGTAGTGATGGCCAAGCTGCTCCAGAGGTTTGACttcagcctgctgcctggccagTCCTTTGACATCCTGGACACTGGCACTCTGAGACCAAAGAGTGGAGTGGTGTGTAGCATCAGACACCGAGGACAGACAGCCGCAGCCTGA